The stretch of DNA GCAGCTCCGCCAGCTTGGCCTGTTCGGTGGCGCTGAGCAGGGACTCGAAGTCGAAGAAGTCGGCGGCCGGCAGGCTCGACGCCGAGCCCGACACCGACGGCAGGCCGGAGGCCGGCCCGGTCGCCCCGGCCGGCATCACTTGGGCCCCATCCGGATGGCGCCGTCGAGGCGGATGGTCTCGCCGTTGAGCATGGCGTTGTCGACGATGTGCGCCACCAGGTTCGCGTACTCCCCCGGGCGCCCGAGCCGCGAGGGGTGCGGTACCTGGCGGCCCAGGGAGTCCTGGGCCTCCTGGGGCAAGCCGGCCATCATCGGCGTCTCGAAGATGCCCGGCGCGATGGTGACCACGCGGACCAGCGAGCGCGCCAGTTCGCGGGCAATCGGAAGGGTCATCGCCGCCACGGCCCCTTTGGAGGCAGCGTAGGCGGGCTGGCCGATTTGGCCGTCGAAGGCAGCAACGGACGCAGTGTTGATAATGACACCGCGCTCCGGTCCGCCGAGCTCGGTCATGGCAGGCTCGGTTGCCGCCATCGCCGCAGCGGCCAGCCTGAGCACATTGAAGGTGCCCACCAGATTGATCTGGACGACGCGGTTGAAGTCCTCCAGCGGCAGCACACCGTCACGGCCCAGGACCTTGCCGGGGGTGCCGATGCCGGCGCAGTTCACCACGATCCGCAGCGGCCCGAGGTCGGCGGCGGCATCGACGGCGGCCTGCACCTGCTCTTCGTTGGTCACATCCGCGGGGACGAAGACAGCCGTGGGGGCTGGTGTCACGGGATCGGCGTCGTTTTGCTCGGTGCGGCCGTTCAGCTCGGCCGCGAAGGCTTCCCCGGCCGAGCCCGGCAGGTCCAGCAGCACCACGGAGGCACCAGCGTCGAAGAGCCGCCTCGCCGTAGCCGCGCCCAGGCCCGAGGCCCCGCCGCTAACCAGCGCAACAGTACC from Arthrobacter sp. B3I9 encodes:
- a CDS encoding SDR family NAD(P)-dependent oxidoreductase, whose protein sequence is MDIKGTVALVSGGASGLGAATARRLFDAGASVVLLDLPGSAGEAFAAELNGRTEQNDADPVTPAPTAVFVPADVTNEEQVQAAVDAAADLGPLRIVVNCAGIGTPGKVLGRDGVLPLEDFNRVVQINLVGTFNVLRLAAAAMAATEPAMTELGGPERGVIINTASVAAFDGQIGQPAYAASKGAVAAMTLPIARELARSLVRVVTIAPGIFETPMMAGLPQEAQDSLGRQVPHPSRLGRPGEYANLVAHIVDNAMLNGETIRLDGAIRMGPK